In Methanothermus fervidus DSM 2088, a single genomic region encodes these proteins:
- a CDS encoding ferrous iron transport protein B (COGs: COG0370 Fe2+ transport system protein B~InterPro IPR006073: IPR005225: IPR003373: IPR002917: IPR 011619: IPR011642: IPR011640~KEGG: mtp:Mthe_0703 small GTP-binding protein~PFAM: GTP-binding protein HSR1-related; Ferrous iron transport protein B domain protein; nucleoside recognition domain protein; Ferrous iron transport B domain protein~SPTR: A0B719 Small GTP-binding protein~TIGRFAM: ferrous iron transport protein B; small GTP-binding protein~PFAM: Ferrous iron transport protein B; Ferrous iron transport protein B C terminus; Nucleoside recognition~TIGRFAM: ferrous iron transporter FeoB; small GTP-binding protein domain), with amino-acid sequence MKILLMGNPNVGKSVVFSRLTGVHVISSNYPGTTVEFTKGFMYVDGKKAEVIDVPGTYSLVPTSEAEKVAKKMFLNENPDVVVVVVDSTNLERNLYLTLQILEAGVPTVLALNMWDLAKRKGIHIDVEKLKKELGIEVVPIVAITGEGIKDLVSAIKKTIGKKVKFPKMKDEERWAYIGNLISKVQSIEHKHPGIVEILEDATLHPIYGIVIALIIMYITIKIVVNLGGWLGDNIIGYFFEEYYGPFIKNLIGNIFPHGILHNILIGEHGDFMESFGILTTGLYVPFAVVLPYVLLFYLILGFLEDVGYLPRLAVMADTIMHKIGLHGAAIIPAILGIGCNVPSIISTRILENKKERFIAATLTAISIPCMAQTAIIIGLLGKYGLKYVAIVYVTLIMLYLTLGYGLNKSMRGECPEIFLEIPPYRIPHIPTLLKKTWFRVYSFLIEAVPFMLLGIIIINILYYLGIISFLSKLLAPILSGLFGLPPQSVEVLIVGFLRKDVAMAMLAPLHLSPTQLTVASIVLATYFPCVATFVILLKELGLKDMLKVFGIMVLVTLSLGTLLNVLLHFFIP; translated from the coding sequence ATGAAAATACTTCTCATGGGTAATCCCAACGTTGGAAAAAGCGTAGTATTTTCAAGGTTAACAGGAGTTCATGTCATTTCATCAAATTATCCAGGAACAACTGTTGAATTTACAAAAGGATTTATGTATGTAGATGGTAAAAAAGCAGAAGTAATAGATGTGCCAGGCACCTATTCATTAGTTCCAACATCTGAAGCAGAAAAAGTCGCAAAAAAAATGTTTTTAAATGAAAATCCTGATGTTGTGGTTGTAGTTGTAGATTCCACAAATTTAGAACGTAATTTGTATCTTACCCTACAAATATTAGAGGCAGGAGTACCAACAGTGTTAGCATTAAATATGTGGGATTTAGCAAAAAGAAAAGGCATACATATAGACGTTGAAAAATTAAAAAAGGAATTGGGGATTGAAGTTGTTCCAATTGTTGCAATCACTGGTGAAGGAATAAAAGATCTTGTTTCTGCAATTAAAAAAACGATTGGAAAAAAAGTTAAATTTCCAAAAATGAAAGATGAGGAAAGGTGGGCATATATAGGTAATTTAATTTCAAAGGTTCAAAGCATAGAACATAAACATCCAGGAATTGTTGAGATTTTAGAAGATGCTACACTTCATCCCATTTATGGTATTGTCATAGCATTAATCATCATGTATATAACAATAAAAATAGTTGTAAACTTAGGAGGATGGTTAGGAGACAATATAATTGGATATTTTTTTGAAGAATACTATGGACCATTTATTAAAAATTTAATTGGAAATATTTTTCCTCATGGTATCCTGCATAACATTCTAATAGGTGAACATGGAGATTTCATGGAATCATTTGGCATCTTAACTACAGGGTTATATGTACCATTTGCTGTTGTTTTACCATATGTCCTACTTTTTTATTTGATTCTTGGATTTTTGGAGGATGTGGGGTACCTTCCAAGATTGGCAGTCATGGCTGACACAATCATGCATAAAATAGGGCTTCATGGAGCAGCAATAATACCGGCAATATTGGGGATTGGATGCAATGTACCTTCTATAATCTCTACAAGAATTCTAGAAAATAAAAAAGAAAGATTTATTGCTGCAACTTTAACTGCTATATCCATACCTTGTATGGCACAAACTGCAATAATAATAGGATTGCTTGGTAAATATGGATTAAAGTATGTGGCTATTGTATATGTTACATTGATTATGTTATATCTTACATTGGGTTATGGATTAAATAAAAGTATGAGAGGAGAATGTCCTGAAATATTTTTAGAGATACCTCCATATAGGATTCCACACATCCCAACATTGTTAAAGAAAACATGGTTTAGAGTTTATAGTTTTTTAATTGAGGCTGTGCCTTTCATGCTTTTAGGAATAATTATAATTAATATACTTTATTATCTTGGTATTATTTCATTTCTTTCAAAACTTTTAGCACCTATCCTTTCAGGTTTATTTGGGCTACCACCACAAAGTGTGGAAGTATTAATCGTCGGTTTTCTTAGAAAAGATGTGGCAATGGCAATGTTGGCACCATTACATCTTTCACCTACACAACTAACAGTCGCATCAATAGTATTAGCAACATATTTCCCATGTGTTGCAACTTTTGTTATACTACTAAAAGAATTAGGATTAAAAGACATGTTAAAAGTTTTTGGCATAATGGTGCTTGTTACATTATCTCTTGGAACCTTATTGAATGTACTCCTACATTTCTTTATACCCTAG
- a CDS encoding FeoA family protein (COGs: COG1918 Fe2+ transport system protein A~InterPro IPR008988: IPR007167~KEGG: adg:Adeg_1140 FeoA family protein~PFAM: FeoA family protein~SPTR: C9RDD1 FeoA family protein~PFAM: FeoA domain) codes for MLPLTEVETGKKVIIKEIVAGIGLIKRLESLNIRIGKIIKVISATPFRGPLVVDVGGSKVALGRGLAERIFVEVLDENTSHG; via the coding sequence ATGCTACCATTAACAGAAGTTGAAACAGGGAAAAAAGTAATAATAAAGGAAATAGTTGCCGGAATTGGACTAATAAAACGTCTTGAATCACTAAATATACGTATTGGTAAAATTATTAAAGTAATATCTGCTACACCATTTCGTGGGCCACTAGTGGTAGATGTTGGTGGAAGCAAGGTTGCATTAGGAAGAGGTTTAGCAGAAAGAATATTCGTGGAGGTTTTAGATGAAAATACTTCTCATGGGTAA